A section of the Bryobacteraceae bacterium genome encodes:
- a CDS encoding peptidase produces MTSRCFRTLALLAVLLIRAAAQPPAPAAYFGHEMGADRTVLDWEKVVSYFQLLGKNSPRVQFLEYGKSTEGRPMIAAVISSPETLKNLDRYLEIQRRLADPRATAPEEAQRLVRGGRTVVLITCSVHATEIASTHSAVEFAWKLATSQDARTLRILDNTIVVLAPSINPDGLDLVTAWYRRTLGTKFEGTSPPELYQKYVGHDNNRDWYFFTQAETRAVVAKLHNVFRPQIVYDVHQMGPYGARMFVPPWLDPIEPNIDPLIAQLCNMVGMTMAADLTAAGRKGVVVNAMYDYWTPARHYQSYHGGLRILSESASVRIASPIDVDPARIQPQGTGYSPRESSWNHLEPWPGGRWTLRDIVTDQLIAMESLLDTAAVRREFFLRSFYDIQRRAASRTSPYAFVIPAEQADPGAARRLLETMDFAMVEVERAAQPFEAAGERFPAGSYVIRMQQPYSSFAKALLERQKYPDLRQYPGGPPKRPYDVTAHTLPLLLGVDVRTIDAPFEARLERAREFRFPARMLAASDSDSWRAVNEAWRAGRPVFRHPRTGDFAIGSSPTADFQPLTRPRIAVYKPWAPSMDEGWTRWILEHFGWEYVSVTNADVKAGRLRGRFDVIVFADIGANTIDSGHAPDTMPEEYTGGLGEAGAAALREFLSAGGRLLFFNRSGQYAVRHLGVAARNSVADVPAREFYCPGSLLRVRVENGGPWTLGLPAEFTIWNESSPVWEPNGSDGRAVLRYADSGVLASGWLLGEKHVAGRPALLDIPAGAGRVLLFGFRPQYRGQSWLTLKLFFNALVI; encoded by the coding sequence ATGACATCCCGCTGCTTTCGAACGCTGGCTCTCCTGGCCGTTCTGCTGATTCGCGCCGCGGCGCAGCCGCCCGCCCCGGCCGCGTATTTCGGCCACGAAATGGGCGCGGACCGGACCGTGCTCGACTGGGAAAAAGTCGTCTCCTATTTTCAACTTCTTGGTAAGAATTCTCCGCGCGTTCAATTTCTGGAGTACGGAAAATCCACCGAAGGCCGGCCGATGATTGCCGCCGTCATTTCCTCTCCGGAGACGCTGAAAAACCTGGACAGATACCTCGAAATCCAGCGCCGCCTCGCCGACCCGCGGGCGACCGCGCCGGAGGAGGCGCAACGGCTCGTCCGCGGAGGCAGAACGGTGGTGCTGATCACGTGCAGCGTCCACGCCACCGAGATCGCTTCCACGCATTCGGCGGTCGAGTTCGCCTGGAAACTCGCGACATCGCAGGACGCGAGGACCCTCCGCATCCTCGACAATACGATTGTTGTCCTGGCGCCCTCCATCAACCCGGACGGGCTCGATCTGGTCACCGCGTGGTACCGCCGGACGCTCGGCACGAAATTCGAGGGAACCAGCCCGCCCGAGCTCTACCAGAAATATGTCGGGCACGACAACAACCGGGACTGGTATTTCTTCACCCAGGCCGAAACGCGCGCCGTGGTGGCAAAATTGCACAACGTTTTCCGCCCGCAGATTGTCTATGACGTCCATCAGATGGGCCCCTACGGGGCTCGCATGTTCGTTCCGCCGTGGCTCGATCCGATCGAGCCGAACATCGATCCCCTGATCGCCCAGCTCTGCAACATGGTCGGCATGACGATGGCCGCCGACCTCACCGCGGCCGGCCGCAAGGGGGTGGTCGTCAACGCCATGTACGACTACTGGACGCCGGCGCGCCATTATCAGAGCTACCACGGCGGGCTGCGCATCCTCAGCGAATCGGCCAGCGTGCGCATCGCCAGTCCCATCGACGTGGACCCGGCGCGCATCCAGCCGCAGGGCACGGGCTACAGCCCCCGCGAGAGCTCGTGGAATCATCTGGAGCCGTGGCCCGGCGGCCGCTGGACGCTGCGGGACATCGTCACCGACCAGCTCATCGCGATGGAAAGCCTGCTGGACACGGCAGCCGTGCGCCGCGAATTCTTCCTGCGTTCGTTCTATGACATCCAGCGCCGCGCTGCCTCGCGTACCTCGCCGTATGCCTTCGTCATTCCCGCCGAACAGGCAGATCCCGGCGCCGCGCGCCGGTTGCTGGAAACGATGGACTTCGCCATGGTGGAGGTGGAGCGCGCGGCGCAGCCGTTCGAGGCCGCGGGCGAGCGGTTCCCGGCGGGCTCTTACGTCATTCGCATGCAGCAGCCGTATTCGTCCTTCGCCAAAGCGCTGCTCGAACGCCAGAAATATCCCGACCTGCGCCAGTACCCCGGCGGGCCGCCGAAGCGGCCCTACGACGTCACTGCCCACACGCTGCCGCTGTTGCTGGGCGTCGACGTCCGCACCATCGACGCGCCCTTTGAGGCCCGCCTCGAGCGCGCACGCGAGTTCCGCTTCCCCGCCCGCATGCTGGCCGCCTCCGACAGCGACTCCTGGCGCGCCGTCAACGAGGCCTGGCGCGCCGGCCGGCCCGTTTTCCGCCACCCGAGGACCGGCGACTTCGCCATCGGTTCGAGCCCCACGGCCGACTTCCAGCCCCTGACGCGGCCCCGCATCGCCGTATACAAACCCTGGGCGCCTTCCATGGACGAGGGCTGGACGCGCTGGATTCTGGAGCACTTCGGCTGGGAATACGTGTCCGTCACCAATGCCGACGTCAAGGCCGGCCGCCTCCGCGGCCGCTTCGACGTCATCGTCTTCGCCGACATCGGCGCCAACACGATCGACAGCGGACACGCGCCAGACACGATGCCGGAGGAATACACCGGCGGGCTCGGCGAGGCAGGCGCGGCGGCGCTGCGCGAGTTTCTCTCCGCCGGCGGTCGCCTGCTCTTCTTCAATCGTTCGGGCCAGTACGCCGTGCGTCACCTGGGCGTGGCGGCCCGCAACAGCGTGGCCGATGTGCCGGCCCGGGAATTTTACTGTCCCGGCTCCCTGCTCAGGGTCCGCGTGGAAAATGGCGGTCCATGGACGCTCGGCCTGCCAGCGGAATTTACCATCTGGAACGAATCCAGTCCTGTCTGGGAGCCCAATGGCAGTGACGGGCGCGCCGTGCTCCGCTATGCCGACTCCGGCGTGCTCGCCTCGGGCTGGCTTCTGGGCGAAAAGCACGTCGCCGGCAGGCCGGCGCTGTTGGACATTCCTGCCGGCGCCGGCCGCGTGTTGCTGTTTGGGTTCCGCCCCCAGTATCGCGGCCAGTCCTGGCTGACGCTGAAGCTGTTTTTCAACGCGCTGGTGATTTGA